The following are from one region of the Magallana gigas chromosome 6, xbMagGiga1.1, whole genome shotgun sequence genome:
- the LOC117689033 gene encoding limbic system-associated membrane protein-like, translated as MYASFCILALFSVIDAEPELVTYDLGEDLTYPLYCTVDDFNKSSWKQGSTQITFGNRSFKDRILIDSSRSKEYNLKMTKMSKNDEGNYLCTAGEKTFRKYILKAKESASILTDISNITSKVGDTVHLWCNATGYPEPTVTWYAYQQTVSGGKFENIGISGNMLGIRNISRNCNTIYQCQAINSYRMKKPVAKNITLRVDFFPDVFVHDESNGNEISNGASILGRKQDKVALSCLVYAVPPPNVTWSRDNITIGTYHHVNGIIEKSQNNDTFLYELKTEPLQIKIGISVTLDFQLDADYTFASYHCNAENEVGSNRKTVKIKHVQKR; from the exons ATGTACGCATCGTTTTGTATATTAGCTCTATTTAGTGTCATCGATGCAGAGCCAG AATTGGTGACATACGATCTGGGAGAAGATTTGACCTATCCATTATACTGCACAGTGGATGATTTTAACAAA aGTTCTTGGAAACAAGGTAGCACTCAGATAACCTTTGGTAATAGATCTTTTAAAGACAGAATATTAATTGATTCTTCGAGATCGAAGGAATATAATTTAAAGATGACGAAAATGTCAAAGAATGATGAAGGAAATTATCTATGCACAGCTGGGGAGAAAACATTTAGAAAATATATTCTGAAAGCGAAAG AGTCGGCATCAATTCTGACAGACATTTCTAACATAACCAGCAAGGTAGGCGATACAGTTCATCTTTGGTGTAATGCCACCGGTTATCCAGAACCTACAGTTACCTGGTATGCATACCAGCAAACAGTGTCTGGGGGAAAATTTGAAA atATAGGAATCAGTGGGAACATGCTTGGTATACGTAACATATCCCGAAACTGTAATACTATATATCAGTGTCAGGCAATAAACAGTTATAGAATGAAGAAACCCGTAGCGAAAAACATCACACTCAGGGTTGACT TTTTTCCTGACGTCTTTGTCCATGATGAAAGTAACGGAAATGAAATCTCAAATGGCGCTTCCATTCTGGGGAGAAAACAAGACAAAGTGGCCCTGTCCTGTTTGGTATATGCCGTCCCTCCACCCAATGTGACGTGGTCCAGGGATAACATAACAATAGGAACATACCACCATGTTAACggtataattgaaaaatcccaGAATAATGATACTTTCTTGTACGAACTGAAAACAGAGCCGTTACAGATCAAAATAGGGATTTCTGTTACGCTGGACTTTCAGTTGGATGCTGATTACACCTTTGCCAGTTACCACTGTAACGCAGAGAATGAAGTAGGATCTAACAGAAAAACTGTGAAAATTAAACATGTTCAGAAgcgttga